One genomic window of Osmia bicornis bicornis chromosome 5, iOsmBic2.1, whole genome shotgun sequence includes the following:
- the LOC114880105 gene encoding protein lava lamp-like isoform X1, with translation MKWFLLLIIIQFIMWSTSEEPPGTMEGDSSESMVHAKEKCEQNKNQLESLKEIMLKNKQSLKKKEEEVQEYARRLSKIKSRAKLSRRSKGENLPCKDVSHTSEETTSVDISEETIDDISQAKTAKAKSTLLQKKLAENRKVFEQRNKEITETKRAVEEKVEAIRQQLEEKDITAMGFQKDQLPVAPIKPVMISSDIMSPKQIESIEEKENQIAVLNKKILELEATVIDLQENLKEKDSVIESKTRAVTLMSADLSKKGKTTLDTLEDTKDEMRTMQEHFILLETSLKNKNESLLEQLQGRDNKIAELEDSIKGFEQQLSQSSGADVPRSTLDTLLETKEAMKSMQENFVLVESSLKAKNDHLLEQLGDYELKLAEANERIFKLESGIGIIKDPTVDDLQYKLEKLEHSNKQLQDEKYELQKNIAELQDKILNLSVNGNNGALMEKDNRIVELENLIEELKQSNKLLEEESKAELQQKLADLTLKNEEYSNKIADLEGLVHELEEQKSDIAARLSDESSLKGDEKVAKLTKELEELNKSMIKIKAQHRSKIKNLQKQLENVKKVSDTNAELVRLGNQVALLEEEKGNLQLSLVDFDELKASAGDWQERVIDLESKVSAQTKEIEMQIEAIATLENQKLDLMQELHIAKQEVSSLEAENAESENLRVTAEMKIVDLEEQLEAMNKLQNDNKLESSSEDNHAELLKQVEALTQENAELYSRISKLEEKGTSETGSTESFEAIQELDKSDLLKKIEDLMHKNNELTLKVSRYQEKENSHAGSTEWLETMNERDKNELLKKVEQLTQENTDLAMKLSRMEEKGSSDTGSTESFERIPEHNESMTKIELLTQENNELVIKFTKLKEQLENTMEIDAKLRAEIEILQQADKDKSSEVERLTAELRNLAEEKDRLQKQIESLIVEKNELAALHTKEEDRSLSEQETVDFAERSKRSVDVEAEIDEEKDLLEKEVKGLERLRESTQDLQIDELTGRIEELLKENERVLSKLSELETYNDKLKENLTETTREKEELQSKINDMSRDHSVKEMLELEKKDDVPEKEEMPQSDESSQQTESMIVASLEREIEECKKLIAEQTGLIEEMKLKLANKEEELEEKGKQLTEYEASGKKAESLENELKEIFDTVDEWKHKCIEMQEKMEKLEAGKASIEEGFKMLQNENKILLEENKEKDAETDRLKQQLQDTVTTFESKVQEQLAAISEKENEIGNLKQIIEDKDQELHAKYTELQNKMIAIDSLQDECNNCKMLIQERNNALASMSDEVANLNNAMKSKEDEIYTLRKHIDELSEKLDESKPLKDYNELLEQLKNKDMILDELHCRINATTKENSNLSEKLKSLSQHNNNIQSQLAEKQREFVDMVAAKELLETLIAETKKEKDEAERRIWDLQSVIDYYMKFVEDLQGELKGSYKHIEQLKLKHTEDVELQNQRLENLIEELNSKTQECETLRDELEEKERLVGRNITEEVKVALEARIVDLAEKLKESEEKIQSQLEKMKKLAANLKKKTTVCQELEGRVTELEEKWTTEKDEKEAKNKQIQDVEIAMREKDNRITDLEEKLTRARNENADAFKNIEELTSDLSDSKEKITLLTGQIEEMEREIVKLRADLESRTAELGIERESKGNIISDYDSYKQSVIRENERKQVELDEVKEKARELSVRMQVMEAEYVEQLASIKNLTAENGLLLSKQTQINEKLENAEKESEERRLLIEQMRRVTTEAVTESTQTTEEESTEEERKTEGAEQCDRCKQCQTLVQTLELKLQEREAEIENLDNELANSIGNFVRMNQNSMRNRSLEDPYNDLLFQYNSLISSHEEVKAKLDEASKENKQLIEKIEQLQSMNVTLEETVTTTEQSIERQREDLLNSDLAKEREEREAELLNLQREIQTLRERVNELEQQLNSQTISLESAEDRKKDLRQEIESLRSDRETNDKLIEDLRSELEGYRNQSGESVEKPIAKREATFDQQENAPRLFDASKIFGSFASDSDLLTDNEAKRLQALLEEKEARCSNLTQEMNHLQKLMMEERSQMSQNYSQCVEELEISRKELTTTLSNLEVLERTLSEKDKQIDALNLELQNLNLRMMEQQNDTKESQLEELRTSLNSTKEALDAIIVEREQRDALLESYKLQVTNLEAELKNSTDSELIQELESRVSCTTKERDLLQLQVNDLSRSMEELKYSMGVELEKIGRERDEAKEMVANLTRALEDAYKQSMTSTITDTSTKESTPLEEVSRDQLEPGSPVTKAVVEEAKQGTASTPFSSEVPFVDDGTGWDAEKLVDEESWGWDAEEAQLVGEHVTASLIPSMEMQLRARVDDLEDRIKDMEKERDRMLEESKAAQLRNAKMIKKLKEYKVQVESLQQQLKTQKSSSDFYELDSAIEEELKCQISKLEKSLSEVREELKNTVAEKEALTKRLDVVVSANERYMEMKERQDMDMEVLRIRNKELSDKIEALDKKLQSGVTAAEDSEVPRGESVVSGEEDKPVPRERVRKRSVDPEDYESLCKKYREEIDDLKEEMEALASENDLLQHFLEEQKVKMSSLEKKRTAEENESIQIVDDLNKRISELQAMLSKSREEYELLRKQYEQSLMDANDQVTAMRQNTDFLKEEAREKIGKLEMEVADLRKQLEIFESSNAELQKHLQEVFQEKTSLEERLTAIMASSEKQLSSMNASMAEVTDLLNIRIQEVADLKQELQRQYVDHEEAKTKLQETVEGLDQELGEKRQQLERLKQSLSEKENEFVQQQSVETVSALVSQATQELAQKHAIEVEEKEKEIQSLRGKLSALETAVNEYSSEKQGILARLDEQQQELQLLRQDLTEKNSSLVAFQANLTSILSEKERELFDRNERIDRLTADNQSLLETIGELQRRLYEFETTSIDTNGLTSRIQSLETSLLEKESDLARYAKESNEYHAILENNRIEIEQLRADTRHIDELKSELTAKAEQMNRLNVELEATREALGETRQILNEKTCLLEKCNRALEEKDSESSAVPMIESNQPSASNIVDGFPLFRMTEDNHGFQQTIDGMQAELEKKQEEIEHLKYVLNENTYPGIIREMQDTINCLYDEKAELKSSLDALNEKFEEKAKEIESLTESLKAKSLEVVSKEQTGVLSRERASMQDQERIVGLQNELHAKEQEINEMKYVLAEKDSQLSLQASMEPQSDDFELREMVQRLTGEVYGKEQEVQQLKSIIAELQTEVSRLQEFERLSEETKDAIEKLGAEKEQARLEAEEYLKMILEQKETEIDEIKQRLSVENQRMLDELQLRDRDVENLKKQLEELSTMEQTMKDKLQGKEEDLARVSNDLAEKERRLAELSITKDAELHNLNVLIHEKEARIEELMLLSDEEEKQLKELRNVLEARETEINSLKKLLEDKVKEFELIQNVLKKDVSVVGASTSQRGETSDEDNKAFASQELDLALYMLHQRDVRCEELTHELMQLLEERDTLQLRLSNAIRVNEELRRMGGGPDVAPRDEASTSVSEEPMVEHPSPSKSEGPVEIAKEAIDAPIGEDKEALALKLSQLHTVSHTKDVRLRDERELRHTQQMSLLAHKDVLSTLPPEAAARLVNANYTLSRDVQSQSSVLLNWLWGKSTPKVVHM, from the exons ATGAAGTGGtttctattattaataattatacagTTTATAATGTGGAGTACATCGGAAGAACCACCAGGGACAATGGAAGGGGATTCATCTGAATCGATGGTGCatgcaaaagaaaaatgtgagcaaaataaaaatcaattggAATCGCTTAAAGAAATTATGTTGAAAAATAAGCAGAGcttaaaaaagaaggaagaagaggtTCAG GAATATGCAAGAAGGCTGTCCAAAATTAAATCTAGAGCCAAGTTATCTCGTAGAAGTAAAGGTGAAAATTTGCCTTGTAAAGATGTAAGTCATACATCGGAGGAAACTACATCAGTGGATATATCTGAAGAAACAATCGATGACATCAGTCAAGCAAAAACTGCAAAAGCAAAATCTACTTTACTCCAAAAGAAGTTGGCAGAGAATAGAAAAGTGTTTGAACAACGTAATAAAGAAATAACCGAAACTAAACGAGCAGTGGAAGAAAAAGTGGAAGCTATTAGGCAACAATTGGAAGAAAAAGATATAACAGCAATGGGTTTTCAAAAGGATCAATTACCTGTTGCACCTATTAAGCCAGTCATGATAAGTTCGGAT ATCATGTCACCAAAACAGATTGAAAGTattgaagaaaaagagaatcaAATCGCAGtacttaataaaaaaattttagaattggAAGCTACTGTTATAGATCTGCaggaaaatttaaaagagaaagattcGGTTATCGAATCTAAGACGAGAGCAGTCACTCTTATGTCTGCGGATCTTTCGAAAAAGGGTAAAACGACTTTGGACACTCTCGAAGATACGAAAGACGAAATGCGAACGATGCAGGaacattttatattgttaGAGACATCATTGAAGAATAAGAATGAAAGTCTCTTGGAGCAGTTGCAAGGAAGGGATAATAAAATAGCAGAATTAGAAGACTCAATTAAAGg ATTTGAGCAACAATTGTCACAGTCATCAGGCGCTGATGTCCCTCGTTCTACATTGGATACTTTATTAGAAACTAAAGAAGCTATGAAATCGATGCAAGAAAATTTTGTACTTGTAGAATCTTCTCTCAAAGCAAAAAATGACCATCTACTTGAGCAGTTAGGAgattatgaattaaaattagcGGAAGCTAATGaacgaatatttaaattagaatCTGGTATTGGAATAATCAAGGATCCAACGGTTGATGATTTACAGTATAAATTGGAAAAACTGGAACATAGTAATAAACAGTTACAAGATGAAAAGTatgaattacaaaaaaatattgcaGAATTACAAGATAAAATTCTAAATCTATCAGTGAATGGTAATAATGGTGCTTTGATGGAGAAAGATAACAGAATAGTTGAGcttgaaaatttaatcgaaGAATTAAAGCAATCTAACAAGTTACTCGAAGAAGAATCTAAAGCAGAGTTACAACAAAAATTAGCAGATTtaactttgaaaaatgaagAGTACTCGAATAAAATAGCTGATCTTGAAGGTTTGGTACACGAACTTGAAGAACAAAAAAGTGATATTGCGGCAAGATTATCGGATGAAAGTAGTCTAAAAGGGGATGAAAAAGTGGCGAAACTTACTAAGGAATTAGAAGAATTAAATAAGAGTATGATAAAAATTAAGGCACAACAtagaagtaaaataaaaaatctgcAGAAACAACTAGAGAATGTGAAAAAG gTATCTGATACAAACGCGGAACTTGTCAGACTGGGGAATCAAGTGGCATTATTAGAGGAAGAGAAAGGTAACCTACAGCTGAGTCTGGTAGACTTTGACGAGCTTAAAG CCTCAGCAGGAGATTGGCAAGAACGTGTTATTGATCTTGAAAGTAAAGTTTCTGCACAAacgaaagaaattgaaatgcaAATTGAAGCCATTGCCACTTTAGAGAATCAAAAATTGGATCTTATGCAAG aACTTCACATAGCGAAACAGGAGGTTTCATCCTTGGAAGCAGAGAACGCAGAGTCAGAAAATCTTCGGGTTACCgcagaaatgaaaattgttgaTCTTGAAGAACAGTTGGAAGCAATGAACAAATTGCAAAACGACAACAAATTGGAATCATCGTCGGAGGATAATCACGCGGAACTGCTTAAACAGGTGGAAGCATTGACCCAGGAAAATGCAGAATTATATAGTAGAATATCAAAATTGGAAGAGAAAGGAACGTCTGAAACTGGATCTACCGAATCGTTCGAGGCTATACAAGAGCTGGACAAGAGCGATCTGTTGAAGAAGATAGAGGATTTAATGCATAAAAATAACGAATTAACTCTGAAGGTAAGCAGATAccaagagaaagaaaattctcACGCTGGTTCCACGGAGTGGTTGGAAACGATGAACGAAAGGGACAAGAACGAACTGTTAAAGAAAGTCGAGCAGTTGACTCAAGAGAACACCGATTTAGCGATGAAACTGAGCAGAATGGAAGAGAAAGGATCATCCGATACAGGCTCCACAGAATCATTCGAACGTATTCCAGAGCACAATGAAAGTATGACGAAAATAGAGCTGCTTACACAAGAGAACAACGAGCTGGTGATTAAATTTACAAAGCTCAAAGAACAGTTGGAGAATACGATGGAAATAGATGCTAAGCTGAGAgcagaaattgaaattctgcAACAAGCAGACAAGGATAAATCTTCAGAAGTGGAGCGACTCACAGCCGAACTAAGAAACCTTGCCGAAGAAAAGGATCGTTTACAAAAACAAATTGAATCGTTGATCGTAGAGAAGAACGAGTTGGCTGCTTTGCATACTAAAGAAGAAGATCGTTCTCTGTCTGAACAAGAAACAGTTGATTTTGCAGAGAGATCGAAGAGGTCCGTCGATGTCGAGGCAGAAATTGACGAAGAGAAAGATCTTCTGGAGAAAGAGGTGAAAGGGTTGGAACGATTACGCGAATCAACTCAGGATCTTCAAATCGATGAATTGACCGGAAGGATAGAAGAATTGTTGAAGGAGAATGAACGCGTGCTTTCGAAGCTGTCAGAACTGGAAACGTATAACGACaagttaaaagaaaatttaacagAAACGACGCGAGAGAAGGAAGAATTGCAATCAAAAATTAACGATATGTCGCGCGACCATTCTGTCAAGGAGATGTTAGAATTGGAGAAAAAAGACGATGTTCcagagaaagaggaaatgcCGCAGTCCGACGAATCGTCTCAGCAAACCGAGTCGATGATCGTCGCCTCCTTGGAGCGCGAGATTGAAGaatgtaaaaaattaatcgcCGAGCAGACCGGCCTGATCGAAGAGATGAAGTTGAAGCTGGCGAACAAGGAAGAAGAATTGGAGGAGAAGGGTAAACAGCTGACGGAATACGAGGCGTCTGGAAAGAAGGCTGAGAGTTTGGAGAACGAATTGAAGGAGATATTCGACACCGTAGATGAATGGAAGCACAAGTGCATCGAGATGCAAGAGAAAATGGAGAAGCTGGAAGCAGGGAAAGCTTCCATCGAGGAAGGTTTCAAAATGTTGCAAAACGAGAATAAAATTTTGCTCGAAGAGAACAAAGAAAAGGATGCGGAAACCGATCGCTTGAAACAACAGTTGCAGGATACTGTAACGACCTTTGAATCGAAAGTTCAGGAACAGCTTGCAGCGATATCAGAGAAGGAGAACGAGATCGGCAACCTGAAACAAATAATCGAGGACAAGGATCAAGAATTGCACGCGAAATACACCGAGCTGCAAAACAAAATGATCGCGATAGACAGCTTGCAAGACGAATGTAACAATTGTAAAATGTTGATTCAAGAGAGGAACAACGCCCTCGCGTCGATGTCAGACGAGGTCGCGAATCTTAACAACGCGATGAAGAGTAAAGAGGATGAAATATATACATTGAGAAAGCATATCGACGAATTGAGCGAAAAGTTGGACGAATCGAAGCCTCTGAAAGACTACAATGAATTGCTGGAACAGTTGAAGAACAAAGATATGATTCTCGACGAGCTTCACTGCAGAATAAACGCTACAACAAAGGAGAACAGTAATTTGTCTGAAAAATTGAAGAGTTTATCCCAGCATAATAATAACATTCAAAGTCAGTTGGCTGAGAAACAAAGGGAATTCGTTGATATGGTAGCTGCGAAGGAACTCTTGGAGACACTGATAGCAGAgacgaagaaagagaaagacgaGGCTGAGAGACGAATTTGGGACTTACAAAGCGTGATAGACTACTACATGAAATTCGTGGAAGATTTGCAAGGAGAATTGAAAGGCAGTTACAAGCATATAGAGCAGCTGAAATTGAAACACACGGAGGACGTCGAGCTACAGAATCAAAGACTCGAGAACCTGATAGAAGAATTAAACTCTAAGACGCAAGAATGCGAAACGTTGAGGGACGAGTTGGAGGAGAAAGAGCGACTGGTCGGTCGGAACATCACCGAGGAAGTAAAAGTCGCGCTAGAGGCGAGGATCGTCGATTTGGCAGAAAAATTAAAGGAATCTGAGGAGAAGATTCAGTCGCAGTTGGAGAAGATGAAGAAGTTGGCGGCTAATCTGAAGAAGAAGACAACGGTTTGCCAGGAACTGGAGGGCAGGGTGACGGAGCTGGAGGAGAAGTGGACGACTGAGAAGGACGAGAAGGAGGCGAAGAACAAGCAGATACAGGACGTGGAGATAGCGATGCGCGAGAAGGATAACAGAATAACCGACCTTGAAGAGAAATTAACTCGGGCGAGAAACGAGAACGCGGATGCGTTCAAGAACATCGAGGAATTAACAAGCGATTTGAGCGATTCCAAAGAAAAGATTACTTTGCTGACCGGACAGATCGAGGAAATGGAACGGGAGATCGTTAAGCTGCGGGCGGACCTGGAATCTCGAACAGCGGAGTTGGGTATCGAAAGAGAAAGCAAGGGGAATATCATTTCTGATTACGACTCCTACAAGCAGAGTGTTATTCGAGAGAACGAGCGGAAGCAAGTGGAGCTGGACGAGGTGAAAGAGAAGGCGCGAGAGCTGAGCGTGAGGATGCAGGTGATGGAAGCGGAATACGTGGAGCAGCTAGCTTCGATAAAGAATCTGACGGCGGAGAACGGGTTGCTGTTGTCGAAGCAGACGCAGATCAACGAGAAATTGGAGAACGCCGAAAAGGAATCGGAGGAGCGAAGATTGTTGATCGAGCAAATGCGAAGGGTGACCACCGAGGCTGTAACGGAGAGCACCCAGACCACGGAGGAGGAAAGCACCGAAGAGGAGAGGAAAACCGAGGGTGCCGAGCAGTGCGATCGTTGCAAGCAATGCCAGACCCTTGTGCAAACGTTGGAGTTGAAGTTACAGGAACGAGAGGCTGAGATCGAGAATCTCGACAACGAGCTGGCTAATTCGATCGGTAACTTCGTTCGAATGAATCAGAACAGCATGAGGAACAGAAGCTTGGAGGATCCTTACAACGACCTGCTGTTCCAGTACAACTCATTGATATCCAGCCACGAAGAGGTGAAAGCGAAGCTGGACGAAGCTTCGAAAGAAAACAAGCAGCTGATAGAAAAGATCGAACAATTGCAATCGATGAACGTTACTTTGGAGGAAACTGTAACGACGACGGAGCAGAGTATCGAAAGGCAACGGGAGGATTTGTTAAATTCTGATCTGGCGAAGGAACGCGAAGAACGAGAAGCGGAATTGCTGAACCTTCAACGAGAGATTCAGACCCTTCGAGAGCGTGTTAACGAGCTGGAGCAGCAATTAAATTCCCAGACGATTTCGCTCGAGTCCGCGGAGGACAGGAAGAAGGATCTTCGGCAAGAAATCGAGTCTCTGAGAAGCGACAGGGAGacgaatgataaattaatagaagatTTGAGAAGCGAGCTCGAAGGATACAGAAATCAGAGCGGAGAATCTGTAGAAAAGCCGATAGCAAAGAGAGAGGCTACCTTCGACCAACAAGAAAACGCTCCGAGGTTGTTCGACGCATCGAAGATCTTCGGCTCTTTCGCCTCCGACTCCGATCTTCTGACCGACAACGAGGCGAAACGATTGCAGGCTTTGCTGGAAGAGAAGGAGGCTCGGTGCTCGAATCTCACCCAAGAGATGAACCATCTTCAAAAGCTGATGATGGAAGAGCGATCGCAGATGTCGCAGAACTACAGCCAGTGCGTCGAAGAGTTGGAAATCTCGCGGAAGGAGTTAACAACGACATTATCGAATCTGGAAGTCCTCGAGCGGACGTTGAGCGAGAAAGATAAGCAGATCGATGCGTTGAACTTAGAATTACAAAACCTGAACCTTCGTATGATGGAACAACAAAACGATACCAAGGAAAGTCAATTGGAAGAGTTAAGAACGAGCTTAAATTCGACGAAAGAGGCATTGGACGCGATAATCGTTGAGCGAGAGCAACGCGACGCCCTGTTGGAGTCGTACAAGTTACAGGTCACCAATTTGGAAGCGGAATTGAAGAACTCGACCGACTCTGAACTGATCCAGGAGCTGGAAAGTAGGGTTTCCTGTACGACCAAAGAGAGGGACTTGTTACAGTTACAGGTGAACGATTTGTCCAGGTCTATGGAGGAGCTGAAGTATTCTATGGGCGTTGAACTGGAGAAGATCGGTCGGGAGAGGGACGAAGCGAAAGAAATGGTCGCGAATCTCACGCGAGCCTTGGAAGATGCCTATAAACAGTCGATGACGTCTACGATCACAGATACGTCGACGAAGGAATCGACTCCGCTGGAGGAGGTCTCGCGTGATCAGTTGGAACCGGGGAGTCCAGTTACGAAAGCGGTCGTCGAAGAGGCGAAACAAGGAACTGCCTCGACGCCGTTTTCGTCGGAGGTACCGTTCGTGGACGATGGAACGGGCTGGGACGCGGAGAAGCTGGTCGACGAGGAGAGTTGGGGCTGGGACGCGGAGGAGGCTCAACTGGTCGGCGAACACGTGACGGCCAGTCTGATTCCAAGCATGGAAATGCAATTGCGAGCTCGAGTGGACGATCTGGAGGATCGAATCAAGGACATGGAGAAGGAACGCGACAGGATGCTGGAGGAGAGCAAAGCAGCGCAGCTGAGAAACGCGAAGATGATCAAGAAGCTGAAGGAGTACAAGGTACAGGTGGAGAGTTTGCAGCAGCAGTTGAAGACGCAGAAGTCGAGCAGCGACTTCTACGAGCTCGATTCGGCGATCGAGGAGGAACTGAAGTGTCAGATCAGCAAATTGGAGAAGAGTTTGAGCGAGGTTCGAGAGGAATTGAAGAACACCGTAGCCGAGAAGGAGGCGTTGACGAAGCGTCTGGACGTTGTTGTTTCCGCGAACGAGAGATACATGGAGATGAAGGAACGACAGGACATGGACATGGAGGTTCTACGTATTCGAAACAAGGAGCTGTCCGACAAGATCGAGGCTCTCGATAAGAAGCTACAGAGTGGTGTGACAGCTGCCGAAGACAGCGAGGTTCCTCGAGGTGAAAGCGTAGTTTCCGGCGAGGAAGACAAGCCTGTCCCTCGGGAACGCGTTAGAAAACGATCCGTCGACCCGGAGGACTACGAGAGCTTGTGTAAAAAGTACAGAGAGGAGATCGACGACCTGAAGGAGGAGATGGAAGCACTGGCGTCGGAGAACGATCTGCTGCAACACTTTCTCGAGGAGCAAAAGGTGAAGATGTCCAGTTTGGAGAAGAAACGAACAGCGGAGGAGAACGAGTCCATTCAGATCGTGGATGATTTGAACAAAAGAATATCCGAATTACAGGCGATGCTGAGTAAATCACGAGAGGAGTACGAATTGTTGAGGAAGCAGTACGAGCAGAGCTTAATGGACGCAAACGACCAGGTAACAGCTATGCGACAGAATACCGACTTCCTCAAGGAGGAAGCTCGCGAGAAGATCGGTAAACTGGAAATGGAAGTGGCTGATCTGCGTAAACAATTGGAGATATTCGAATCGAGCAACGCGGAACTGCAGAAGCATCTGCAGGAAGTTTTCCAAGAGAAGACGAGCCTAGAAGAAAGACTGACCGCTATAATGGCTTCCTCGGAGAAACAATTGTCCTCCATGAACGCCTCGATGGCCGAAGTGACGGATCTCTTAAACATCAGGATACAAGAAGTCGCGGACCTGAAGCAGGAGCTTCAGAGACAATACGTAGATCACGAGGAGGCGAAGACGAAGCTGCAGGAGACCGTAGAGGGGCTGGATCAGGAGCTCGGAGAGAAGAGGCAGCAACTGGAAAGGTTGAAACAATCTCTATCCGAGAAGGAGAACGAGTTCGTTCAACAGCAGAGCGTAGAGACTGTCAGCGCTCTGGTGAGCCAAGCGACCCAGGAACTTGCCCAGAAACACGCGATTGAAGTcgaggaaaaagagaaagagatccAAAGTCTTCGAGGGAAATTATCAGCCCTAGAAACAGCTGTAAACGAGTATTCGTCGGAGAAGCAAGGCATTCTAGCTCGACTGGACGAGCAGCAACAGGAGCTCCAGTTGTTGAGGCAGGATCTAACAGAAAAGAATTCGTCTTTGGTAGCTTTCCAGGCGAATCTAACTTCGATTCTGAGCGAAAAGGAACGAGAATTGTTCGACAGAAACGAAAGAATCGATAGACTCACCGCGGATAATCAGAGTCTCCTGGAAACTATCGGGGAATTGCAGCGGCGTTTATATGAATTCGAAACCACTTCCATCGATACGAACGGGTTAACGTCGCGTATTCAGAGCCTAGAAACGTCCCTCCTGGAAAAGGAATCGGATTTAGCTCGATACGCCAAGGAATCCAACGAGTACCACGCTATTTTGGAAAACAATAGAATCGAGATCGAGCAGCTTCGCGCGGATACGCGGCACATCGACGAGCTGAAGAGCGAACTGACGGCGAAAGCTGAGCAGATGAATCGTTTAAACGTGGAACTAGAAGCGACTCGCGAAGCTCTCGGGGAGACCAGACAGATTTTAAACGAGAAGACTTGTTTGTTGGAGAAATGCAATCGCGCGTTGGAGGAGAAAGACAGCGAATCTTCGGCAGTGCCGATGATCGAATCGAATCAGCCGAGTGCTTCGAACATCGTCGACGGTTTCCCTCTGTTCAGAATGACCGAGGACAATCACGGTTTTCAGCAGACGATCGACGGTATGCAGGCTGAACTGGAGAAGAAACAAGAGGAGATCGAGCATCTGAAGTACGTGTTGAACGAGAACACGTATCCGGGTATCATTCGAGAGATGCAGGACACGATCAACTGCCTGTACGACGAGAAAGCGGAATTGAAGTCGTCGTTGGACGCGTTGAACGAAAAGTTCGAGGAGAAGGCGAAGGAGATCGAATCATTGACCGAAAGTCTGAAAGCGAAGAGTCTGGAAGTTGTTTCGAAGGAACAAACCGGTGTCCTTTCCAGAGAACGAGCCTCGATGCAGGACCAGGAGAGGATCGTCGGATTGCAGAACGAGTTGCACGCGAAGGAGCAAGAGATCAACGAGATGAAGTACGTTTTAGCGGAGAAAGACTCGCAGTTGTCCCTTCAGGCTAGTATGGAGCCGCAGTCTGATGACTTCGAGTTGCGCGAAATGGTGCAGAGACTAACTGGCGAGGTGTACGGCAAGGAACAAGAGGTTCAGCAATTGAAGTCGATCATCGCGGAATTGCAGACGGAAGTCTCTCGTTTGCAGGAATTCGAGAGACTCTCCGAGGAGACTAAAGATGCGATAGAGAAGCTCGGCGCTGAGAAGGAACAGGCGAGGCTAGAGGCGGaggaatatttgaaaatgatattGGAGCAGAAGGAAACGGAGATAGATGAGATAAAGCAAAGGTTGTCCGTTGAGAATCAACGAATGCTTGATGAGTTGCAGCTGAGGGACAGGGACgttgaaaatttgaagaagCAACTGGAAGAGTTGTCCACGATGGAGCAGACGATGAAGGATAAGTTACAAGGGAAGGAGGAAGATCTGGCTCGAGTTAGCAACGATTTGGCGGAGAAAGAACGAAGATTGGCGGAGTTGAGTATCACCAAGGATGCGGAGCTTCATAATTTGAATGTTTTGATCCACGAGAAGGAGGCTCGCATCGAGGAACTGATGCTGTTGTCCGACGAGGAGGAGAAGCAACTGAAAGAGTTGAGGAACGTTTTGGAGGCCAGGGAAACGGAGATAAATTCGTTGAAGAAACTGTTAGAAGATAAGGTGAAAGAATTCGAGTTAATTCAGAACGTTTTGAAGAAGGACGTGTCCGTGGTCGGTGCTTCGACCAGTCAACGAGGCGAAACTTCCGACGAAGATAACAAAGCGTTCGCCTCGCAGGAATTGGATCTCGCTTTGTACATGCTTCATCAACGAGATGTTAGGTGCGAGGAATTGACCCACGAATTGATGCAGTTGCTCGAAGAACGGGACACCTTGCAGCTCCGTTTGTCTAACGCTATCAGAGTGAACGAGGAGCTGAGAAGAATGGGCGGTGGGCCCGACGTTGCTCCTAGGGACGAAGCGTCCACTTCCGTTAGCGAAGAACCGATGGTGGAACATCCTTCGCCTTCCAAGTCCGAAGGACCGGTCGAGATAGCCAAAGAAGCTATCGACGCTCCCATTGGGGAAGATAAAGAGGCTCTTGCTCTGAA GCTGTCGCAGTTGCACACGGTGAGCCATACAAAAGACGTGCGATTGAGGGATGAACGAGAACTGAGGCACACGCAACAAATGTCTTTGCTAGCGCACAAAGACGTTTTAAGTACATTACCACCCGAAGCAGCTGCCAGGCTCGTCAATGCAAATTATACACTCT CTAGAGATGTTCAGAGCCAGTCGAGCGTTCTACTGAATTGGCTGTGGGGAAAAAG TACGCCAAAGGTGGTACATATGTGA